In Campylobacter concisus, a genomic segment contains:
- the dcd gene encoding dCTP deaminase: MGLKSDSWIRKMSVEKNMIVPFAEEQVGRGVVSYGVSSYGYDIRVGDEFKIFTNIGGTVVDPKNFDEKNVVDFKGDVCIVPPNSFALARTIEYFNMPDNVLAICLGKSTYARCGIIVNVTPFEPGFKGHITIEISNTTPLPAKIYANEGIAQVLFIEGDEPCEVTYADKNGKYQAQEGITLPRILK, translated from the coding sequence ATGGGTTTAAAGTCAGACTCTTGGATAAGAAAAATGTCGGTTGAGAAAAATATGATAGTGCCGTTTGCCGAGGAGCAAGTCGGACGCGGCGTGGTTAGCTACGGAGTGTCTAGCTACGGCTACGACATCCGCGTGGGCGACGAGTTTAAAATCTTTACGAATATCGGCGGTACCGTGGTCGATCCAAAAAATTTCGACGAAAAAAACGTGGTGGATTTTAAGGGCGACGTCTGCATCGTGCCACCAAATTCTTTTGCTCTAGCGCGCACGATCGAGTACTTTAACATGCCTGATAATGTGCTAGCGATCTGCCTTGGCAAAAGCACATATGCAAGGTGCGGTATCATCGTAAACGTCACACCTTTTGAGCCCGGATTTAAGGGGCATATCACGATAGAGATCTCAAACACGACGCCACTTCCTGCGAAGATCTACGCAAATGAGGGCATCGCGCAGGTGTTATTTATCGAGGGTGATGAGCCTTGCGAGGTGACTTATGCTGATAAAAATGGCAAATACCAAGCGCAAGAGGGCATCACTTTGCCTAGGATTTTGAAGTAG
- the pseC gene encoding UDP-4-amino-4,6-dideoxy-N-acetyl-beta-L-altrosamine transaminase yields MIPYSRQQITEEDIKVVADALRDDILTGGQKVGKFEEELASYVGVKHVVVMNSATSALHVAYLSLGVKDGDEVITTPITFAATANAALMAGVQVKFCDVKMDGNIDEEKIPALITPKTKVITAVDYGGNPVELDKIINLAKKHGIKVIDDASHALGSVQNGVKVGVKADISIFSFHPVKPITTLEGGAIATNDDELARLARLYRSHGIAKTKLWDSDMSLLGYNYRITDVACALGLSQLKRLDDFIAKRNEIAKFYDEKFSECEYFKTIKIPANTTSSRHLYPVLLDEKFWDKKEQIFEALLQKGVGVQVHYKPTYKFSFYKALLGEISLPNAEKFYSAELSIPCHHGMSVDDAKFVASTLLDVLKSFSE; encoded by the coding sequence ATGATACCTTACAGCCGTCAGCAGATCACAGAAGAGGATATCAAGGTAGTAGCAGATGCGCTAAGAGACGACATCTTAACAGGTGGCCAAAAGGTCGGTAAATTTGAAGAGGAGCTAGCAAGCTATGTTGGCGTAAAGCATGTTGTCGTCATGAACTCAGCCACTTCGGCTCTGCACGTAGCCTATCTAAGCCTAGGCGTAAAGGATGGCGATGAAGTGATCACGACGCCCATCACCTTTGCAGCCACTGCAAATGCGGCTTTGATGGCAGGAGTGCAGGTTAAATTTTGCGATGTTAAGATGGATGGCAATATCGATGAAGAGAAAATTCCAGCTCTTATCACGCCAAAGACAAAGGTTATAACTGCGGTTGATTACGGTGGCAACCCAGTGGAACTAGATAAGATCATAAATTTAGCTAAAAAACACGGCATAAAAGTGATAGACGACGCCTCTCACGCCCTTGGTAGCGTGCAAAATGGCGTAAAAGTGGGCGTTAAGGCTGATATTAGCATATTTAGCTTTCACCCTGTAAAGCCTATCACCACGCTTGAAGGCGGCGCGATTGCTACAAACGACGATGAGCTAGCAAGGCTAGCAAGGCTATATAGAAGCCACGGCATCGCTAAAACAAAGCTTTGGGATAGCGACATGAGCTTGCTTGGATACAACTACAGGATCACAGACGTGGCCTGCGCTTTGGGACTTAGCCAGCTAAAAAGACTGGACGACTTTATCGCTAAAAGAAATGAGATAGCTAAATTTTATGATGAGAAATTTAGCGAATGTGAATATTTTAAAACTATAAAGATCCCAGCAAATACAACTAGCTCAAGGCACCTATATCCGGTGCTTTTGGATGAGAAATTTTGGGATAAAAAAGAACAAATTTTTGAAGCACTTTTGCAAAAAGGCGTTGGTGTGCAGGTGCATTACAAGCCAACATATAAATTTAGTTTTTACAAAGCGCTTCTTGGCGAAATTTCACTACCAAATGCGGAGAAATTTTATAGCGCCGAGCTTAGCATCCCTTGCCATCACGGCATGAGCGTGGATGATGCTAAATTTGTTGCAAGCACGCTTCTTGATGTGCTAAAAAGCTTTAGCGAGTAA
- the pseH gene encoding UDP-4-amino-4,6-dideoxy-N-acetyl-beta-L-altrosamine N-acetyltransferase, which produces MLELINFTSLSDEQKLMILKWRNDECIAKFMKNKSVDKEEHFAFLERLKSIQDKIYFLVKDENEFIGVISFVDITKESCEFGVYKNPELKGVGKKLLDLIKNYAFFTLKVGSLKAKAYNNNEKALALYKNFGFRIYAKDGEFSYLELKNKTD; this is translated from the coding sequence TTGCTTGAGCTTATAAATTTTACCTCGCTTAGTGACGAGCAAAAGCTGATGATCTTAAAGTGGCGAAACGACGAGTGTATAGCCAAATTTATGAAAAACAAAAGTGTTGACAAAGAGGAGCATTTTGCTTTTTTAGAGAGATTAAAGAGCATTCAAGATAAGATCTATTTTCTAGTAAAGGACGAAAACGAATTTATCGGAGTGATAAGCTTTGTTGATATCACGAAAGAAAGTTGTGAATTTGGTGTTTATAAAAATCCAGAATTAAAAGGTGTGGGCAAAAAGTTGCTTGATCTTATAAAAAACTACGCATTTTTTACGCTAAAGGTTGGCTCGCTAAAGGCAAAAGCTTATAATAACAACGAAAAAGCGCTCGCACTTTATAAAAATTTTGGCTTTAGGATCTATGCAAAAGATGGTGAATTTAGCTATCTTGAGCTTAAAAATAAAACGGACTAA
- the pseB gene encoding UDP-N-acetylglucosamine 4,6-dehydratase (inverting), with protein sequence MFNDKSILITGGTGSFGKKYTEILLKKYNPRRLVIYSRDELKQYEMAQVFKDKAMRFFIGDVRDYKRLRTAMSGIDYVIHAAAMKHVPIAEYNPMECIKTNIDGAQNVIDASLECGVSKVIALSTDKACNPVNLYGATKLASDKLFVAANNIVGDKKTRFSVVRYGNVVGSRGSVVPLFKKLIAQGEKELPITHEKMTRFWITLEQGVNFVLKNFERMKGGEIFIPKIPSMTMVDLAKALAPDLGVKIIGIRPGEKMHEMMISRDDAHLTYEFDDYYVISPSIQFLTAQDFSTNALHQKGKPVSEDFEYSSNTNKIWLDRAGLLEMIGDAK encoded by the coding sequence ATGTTTAATGATAAATCAATACTAATCACCGGCGGAACAGGAAGTTTTGGTAAAAAATACACCGAAATTTTGTTAAAAAAATACAATCCAAGAAGGCTAGTTATCTACTCACGCGACGAGCTAAAGCAATACGAAATGGCTCAAGTCTTTAAAGATAAAGCGATGCGTTTTTTCATCGGCGATGTGAGGGACTATAAGCGCTTAAGAACCGCGATGAGTGGTATAGACTACGTCATTCACGCAGCTGCGATGAAACACGTACCAATCGCAGAATATAACCCAATGGAGTGCATAAAAACAAACATAGATGGCGCTCAAAACGTCATCGACGCCTCTTTGGAGTGTGGCGTTAGTAAGGTCATCGCTCTCTCAACCGATAAAGCTTGCAATCCTGTAAATTTGTATGGAGCCACAAAGCTAGCAAGCGATAAGCTCTTTGTTGCTGCAAATAATATTGTTGGGGATAAAAAGACAAGATTTAGCGTCGTAAGATATGGAAACGTCGTTGGCTCTCGTGGCTCAGTCGTACCACTCTTTAAAAAACTGATCGCGCAAGGCGAAAAAGAGCTTCCTATTACACATGAGAAGATGACAAGATTTTGGATCACGCTTGAGCAAGGTGTAAATTTCGTCCTTAAAAACTTTGAGAGGATGAAAGGCGGCGAAATTTTCATACCAAAGATCCCGTCAATGACGATGGTCGATCTCGCAAAAGCCCTTGCACCAGATCTTGGCGTCAAGATCATAGGCATTCGCCCAGGAGAAAAGATGCACGAGATGATGATCTCAAGAGATGACGCGCATCTTACATACGAATTTGATGATTACTATGTTATTAGTCCGTCTATCCAGTTTTTAACAGCGCAAGACTTCTCGACAAATGCTCTCCATCAAAAGGGCAAACCAGTGAGCGAGGACTTTGAATATAGCTCAAATACAAATAAAATTTGGCTCGATAGAGCAGGCCTTCTTGAGATGATAGGAGATGCTAAATGA
- the pseG gene encoding UDP-2,4-diacetamido-2,4,6-trideoxy-beta-L-altropyranose hydrolase, whose amino-acid sequence MKEFKGLPLLKTLVRADSSSKIGHGHIRRDLLLAKKFNDISFASLRLDGDIFDEINYSKFSLTSGEIDELCELIKDNKFELLIIDHYGFSFEDERAIKEKTGIKILSFDDTYEKHFADYILNVNLYAQKARYEGLVEKSCEVFCGSEFLLVRDEFYEEAQVKREKIYDYAIILGGTDISGLSAKISEKLLLKKLKTAVITTSGNKNLSALKELSSKSENFSLFVDSKNVARLMNEAKMLIITASSLVNEAYVLGAKFKAICVADNQKEIFAWLKENGYEAYWGDEICLSL is encoded by the coding sequence TTGAAAGAATTTAAAGGACTCCCCCTGCTAAAAACGCTCGTGCGTGCTGATAGTAGCAGCAAGATAGGGCATGGGCACATTAGGCGAGACCTTTTGCTTGCTAAAAAATTTAACGACATCTCATTTGCATCTTTGAGGCTAGATGGTGACATTTTTGATGAGATAAACTACTCTAAATTTAGCTTAACAAGTGGCGAGATAGATGAGCTTTGCGAGCTTATAAAAGATAATAAATTTGAACTTCTCATCATCGATCACTACGGCTTTAGCTTTGAAGACGAAAGAGCTATAAAAGAAAAAACTGGCATTAAAATTTTATCATTTGACGACACTTACGAAAAACATTTTGCAGACTACATATTAAATGTAAATTTGTATGCGCAAAAGGCAAGATATGAGGGGCTGGTAGAAAAAAGCTGTGAGGTATTTTGCGGAAGCGAGTTTTTGCTAGTTAGAGATGAGTTTTATGAAGAAGCGCAGGTAAAAAGGGAGAAAATTTACGACTATGCTATCATTCTTGGAGGCACTGATATCTCAGGGCTAAGTGCTAAAATTTCAGAAAAATTGCTTCTTAAAAAGCTAAAAACAGCCGTCATAACAACTAGCGGAAATAAAAACTTAAGCGCACTAAAAGAGCTATCAAGCAAGAGCGAAAATTTTAGTCTTTTTGTAGATAGTAAAAATGTAGCAAGGCTGATGAACGAAGCTAAAATGCTCATCATAACAGCAAGCTCACTTGTAAATGAAGCTTATGTTTTAGGGGCTAAATTTAAAGCCATTTGCGTAGCGGATAATCAAAAAGAGATCTTTGCTTGGCTAAAAGAAAATGGGTATGAAGCTTACTGGGGAGATGAAATTTGCTTGAGCTTATAA
- a CDS encoding CsgG/HfaB family protein — MKNIFKFGAVLLTATLFAGCASESSRVVETPKVASYGTVYNGQKISVSIGRFNNQSAYQNGVFADGEDRLGNQAQSILITNLQQSGRFLVLDRSNMKVIKQESELSKTAQNLKGARYVITGDVTEFGRKTTGDHQLFGILGKGKQQTAYSKVNLNIVDTKTAEVVYSVSGAGEYTLSNREIIGFGGTAGYDSTLNGKVLSLAIIEAVNNLVNGIESGAWQVK; from the coding sequence ATGAAAAATATATTTAAATTTGGTGCGGTTTTGCTTACGGCAACTCTTTTTGCTGGATGCGCGAGTGAGAGCTCAAGGGTTGTCGAGACTCCAAAAGTGGCAAGCTACGGCACAGTTTACAATGGTCAAAAAATTTCGGTTTCGATAGGTCGATTTAATAATCAATCAGCTTACCAAAATGGTGTATTTGCTGATGGTGAAGATAGGCTTGGTAACCAAGCTCAAAGCATTTTAATCACAAATTTACAGCAAAGTGGCAGGTTTTTAGTGCTTGATAGATCAAATATGAAGGTGATCAAACAAGAGAGTGAGCTAAGTAAAACTGCTCAAAATCTAAAAGGTGCAAGATACGTGATAACTGGTGATGTGACCGAGTTTGGACGAAAAACTACTGGTGATCATCAGCTATTTGGCATACTTGGCAAAGGTAAGCAACAAACCGCCTATTCAAAGGTAAATTTAAATATCGTTGATACCAAAACGGCTGAGGTTGTCTATTCAGTTAGCGGCGCTGGCGAATACACCCTTTCAAACAGAGAGATCATAGGCTTTGGTGGCACAGCAGGATACGACTCTACGCTAAATGGCAAGGTTTTAAGCCTAGCTATTATTGAAGCGGTAAATAATCTCGTAAATGGCATAGAAAGTGGAGCATGGCAAGTAAAATAA
- the accB gene encoding acetyl-CoA carboxylase biotin carboxyl carrier protein: MKKEDIKELIEFFNDMEMNHIKIKSGDFEVELEKFSDYCAPAKPAAQAPAPAPVNVVVNSEVKPATNSPKDSIKSPMVGTFYAAPSPGAAPFVKVGQRVRKGDVVGIIEAMKIMNEIEAEFDCQITEMLVSDGQPVEFGLPLFGVEKN; this comes from the coding sequence ATGAAAAAAGAAGATATAAAAGAGCTTATCGAATTTTTTAATGATATGGAGATGAATCATATCAAAATAAAAAGTGGTGATTTTGAGGTAGAGCTTGAAAAATTTTCAGATTATTGCGCGCCTGCTAAACCAGCAGCACAAGCACCAGCTCCAGCACCTGTAAATGTAGTCGTTAATTCAGAGGTAAAACCAGCCACAAACTCGCCAAAAGATAGCATAAAATCTCCTATGGTAGGTACTTTCTATGCTGCTCCAAGCCCAGGTGCCGCTCCATTTGTAAAAGTAGGTCAAAGAGTAAGAAAAGGCGATGTAGTAGGTATCATCGAGGCTATGAAGATAATGAACGAGATCGAGGCTGAGTTTGACTGCCAGATCACTGAGATGCTAGTCTCTGACGGACAGCCAGTTGAGTTTGGATTGCCGTTATTTGGCGTGGAGAAAAATTAA
- a CDS encoding acetyl-CoA carboxylase biotin carboxylase subunit, which produces MELKRILIANRGEIALRALRTIKEMGKEAVVVYSTADKDALYVKYADVAICIGKERSSDSYLNIPAIISTAEISEADAIFPGYGFLSENQNFVEICSHHKIKFIGPSVAAMALMSDKSKAKQVMQRAGVPVIPGSDGAVADTKAAKELAKKIGYPVILKAAAGGGGRGMRVVEKEADLEKAFWSAESEAMSAFGDGTMYMEKYILNPRHIEVQVIGDSHGNVLHIGERDCSMQRRHQKLIEESPAILLDEKTRERLHETAIKAAKAIGYEGAGTFEFLVDKNLDFYFIEMNTRLQVEHTVSEMVSGLDIIELMIKVAEGEALPSQESIELKGHAIECRITAEDPNTFTPCPGKITKYVCPGGRNVRMDSHIYQDYSIPPYYDSMIGKLVVWDTDRNRAIHKMKVALDQLIINGIKTTKDFHIAMMENKDFLSNNYDTNYLSRH; this is translated from the coding sequence ATGGAATTAAAAAGAATTTTAATCGCAAACCGAGGCGAGATCGCTCTTCGTGCTTTGCGAACGATAAAGGAGATGGGTAAAGAAGCCGTTGTAGTCTATTCAACCGCTGATAAAGACGCACTTTACGTAAAATATGCCGACGTAGCTATTTGCATCGGTAAAGAGCGCTCAAGTGACAGCTATCTAAATATCCCAGCTATCATAAGTACAGCTGAGATCAGCGAAGCAGACGCTATTTTTCCTGGTTATGGCTTTTTAAGTGAAAATCAAAATTTTGTTGAAATTTGCTCACATCACAAGATCAAATTTATAGGACCAAGTGTCGCTGCAATGGCTTTGATGAGTGATAAAAGTAAGGCAAAACAAGTCATGCAAAGAGCTGGCGTACCAGTCATACCTGGCTCAGACGGCGCTGTGGCTGATACAAAAGCAGCAAAAGAGCTAGCTAAAAAGATAGGCTATCCAGTCATCTTAAAGGCTGCTGCAGGTGGTGGCGGACGTGGTATGCGCGTGGTTGAAAAAGAGGCTGATTTAGAAAAAGCATTTTGGTCTGCTGAGAGCGAGGCGATGAGTGCATTTGGCGATGGCACAATGTATATGGAAAAATATATCCTAAACCCACGCCACATCGAAGTTCAAGTAATTGGCGATAGCCATGGCAATGTACTTCACATCGGCGAGCGTGACTGCTCGATGCAGCGTCGCCACCAAAAGCTGATTGAAGAAAGCCCAGCTATTTTGCTTGATGAAAAGACAAGAGAGAGACTTCACGAAACAGCCATAAAAGCGGCAAAAGCGATTGGTTACGAGGGAGCTGGTACGTTTGAGTTTTTGGTTGATAAAAATTTGGACTTTTACTTCATCGAGATGAATACAAGACTTCAAGTTGAGCACACAGTGAGTGAGATGGTAAGCGGACTTGATATCATCGAGCTTATGATAAAAGTGGCTGAAGGCGAGGCACTACCATCACAAGAGAGCATCGAGCTAAAAGGTCATGCGATCGAGTGTAGGATAACAGCTGAAGATCCAAATACATTTACGCCGTGTCCTGGCAAGATCACAAAATATGTCTGCCCAGGTGGCCGCAATGTAAGAATGGATAGCCATATCTATCAAGATTATTCTATACCGCCGTATTACGATAGCATGATCGGCAAACTCGTAGTTTGGGACACCGACAGAAATAGGGCGATCCATAAGATGAAAGTAGCTCTTGATCAGCTCATAATAAATGGCATAAAAACAACAAAAGATTTTCACATCGCCATGATGGAAAATAAAGACTTTTTAAGCAATAACTACGATACAAATTATCTTTCAAGACACTAA
- a CDS encoding DUF3737 family protein, giving the protein MQEKNAEIFTGERAMFGAKSVNFTNCIFEDGESPLKHSSNLKLNECVFAYKYPLWYANDITLNGGYLEPLARAGMWYSANLSFKGALINAPKSFRKSSQISLENINFSDASETLWGCTDVKIKNVFAKGDYFGANSENLEIEGLNLDGNYCFDSCKNVHITNSKLISKDAFWNCENVTAQNCLISGEYLAWNSKNVTLINCTIKSLQALCYVENLVVKDCIFMDTSLAFEYSSVDVSTSGAIKSIKNPKSGAIRAAKIDEIIIDENLVDTKGIKIIITEK; this is encoded by the coding sequence ATGCAAGAGAAAAATGCAGAAATTTTTACTGGCGAGCGTGCGATGTTTGGGGCAAAAAGTGTAAATTTTACAAACTGTATCTTTGAAGATGGCGAGTCGCCGCTAAAACACAGCTCAAATTTAAAGCTAAATGAGTGCGTTTTTGCCTACAAATATCCACTTTGGTACGCAAATGATATCACGCTAAATGGCGGATACTTGGAGCCTCTAGCAAGAGCTGGCATGTGGTACAGTGCAAATTTAAGCTTCAAAGGCGCGCTCATCAACGCTCCAAAAAGCTTTAGAAAAAGCTCGCAAATTTCGCTAGAAAATATAAATTTTTCAGATGCTAGTGAAACACTTTGGGGATGCACGGATGTGAAGATAAAAAATGTTTTTGCAAAAGGCGATTACTTCGGGGCAAATAGCGAAAATTTGGAGATAGAAGGGCTAAATCTTGATGGCAACTACTGCTTTGATAGTTGTAAAAATGTCCATATCACAAACTCAAAACTTATCTCAAAAGATGCTTTTTGGAACTGCGAAAACGTGACCGCGCAAAACTGCCTAATCTCAGGTGAATATCTGGCTTGGAACTCAAAAAATGTGACGCTCATAAACTGCACGATAAAGAGCTTGCAAGCACTTTGTTACGTGGAAAATTTGGTCGTAAAAGATTGCATTTTTATGGATACGAGTCTTGCGTTTGAATATTCAAGTGTCGATGTAAGCACAAGCGGAGCGATAAAAAGCATAAAAAATCCAAAAAGTGGCGCAATAAGGGCAGCAAAGATAGATGAGATCATCATCGATGAAAATTTAGTTGATACTAAAGGAATTAAAATAATTATTACTGAAAAATAA
- the pseF gene encoding pseudaminic acid cytidylyltransferase, which translates to MICIIPARGGSKRIPGKNIKDFLGKPLIAYSIEAALNSKVFSEVIVSTDDEMIANVAREFGAIVPFFRDASLSDDYATSTDVIKDAIRRINSSFSDVCCLYATAPLITAEILKEAAGEFKKQECKFLFSATAFDFPIQRAIKLDENARVSMFYPQFEKTRSQDLEPAFHDAGAFYFGKKEAWLECSALFAPHSKAYLLPRNLVCDIDTLEDFEFAKKLYLINNGKI; encoded by the coding sequence ATGATCTGTATCATCCCAGCAAGAGGTGGCAGCAAGAGAATACCTGGCAAAAACATCAAAGACTTTTTAGGCAAGCCCTTAATCGCATATAGCATCGAGGCTGCGCTAAATTCTAAAGTTTTTAGCGAAGTGATCGTAAGCACCGATGACGAAATGATCGCAAATGTGGCTAGAGAATTTGGAGCTATCGTGCCATTTTTTAGAGATGCGAGCCTAAGCGATGACTACGCGACAAGCACTGACGTGATAAAAGACGCTATAAGGCGCATAAATTCTAGCTTTAGTGACGTCTGCTGCCTTTATGCTACAGCACCGCTTATAACGGCTGAAATTTTAAAAGAGGCCGCAGGAGAGTTTAAAAAGCAGGAGTGTAAATTTTTATTTTCAGCGACTGCGTTTGATTTCCCTATACAAAGGGCGATAAAGCTTGACGAAAACGCTAGAGTTAGCATGTTTTATCCGCAGTTTGAAAAGACACGCTCACAAGATCTTGAGCCTGCGTTTCATGACGCTGGGGCATTTTATTTTGGTAAAAAAGAGGCTTGGCTGGAGTGTAGTGCCTTGTTTGCGCCACACTCAAAGGCATATTTATTGCCAAGAAATTTAGTCTGCGATATTGATACACTAGAGGATTTTGAGTTTGCTAAGAAGCTTTATTTGATAAATAATGGAAAGATTTGA
- the pseI gene encoding pseudaminic acid synthase, giving the protein MKIGNFDTDKKVFIIAELSANHSGSIKTAVDTIKAAKRAGADAIKLQTYTPDSLTLNSHLDDFVIKGGLWDGRNFYELYQEALTPKEWHAELFKVAEEEGLVCFSSPFCKDDANFLEQFNPPAYKIASFEVTDYDFVEFIAKKGKPIIISTGIAYEEEIRDVVQICKNAGNSDIALLKCTSSYPAPLNGMNLQTIADMREKFGVEVGFSDHTLGVTAPVVAVSLGARIIEKHFILDKSVKSVDSAFSLDESEFALMTKCVREAEELLGKATYELDEKAVLNRRFSRSLYASKDIKKGEIFSEQNVRSVRPGYGLHPKFLKELIGRSAKRDIKFSERVTKEDLI; this is encoded by the coding sequence ATGAAAATAGGAAATTTTGATACAGACAAAAAGGTCTTTATAATAGCAGAGCTCTCCGCTAATCACAGCGGCAGCATAAAAACGGCAGTAGATACGATAAAGGCAGCCAAGCGCGCTGGAGCTGACGCGATAAAGCTTCAGACATATACGCCTGATAGTTTGACTCTAAATTCGCACCTAGACGACTTTGTCATAAAGGGCGGACTTTGGGATGGGAGAAATTTTTACGAGCTTTACCAAGAGGCGCTAACGCCAAAAGAGTGGCACGCCGAACTTTTTAAAGTAGCAGAAGAAGAAGGACTTGTCTGCTTTTCAAGTCCATTTTGCAAGGACGACGCCAACTTCTTAGAGCAGTTTAACCCGCCAGCTTACAAGATCGCAAGTTTTGAGGTAACGGACTATGATTTTGTAGAGTTTATAGCTAAAAAAGGCAAGCCCATTATCATCTCAACTGGCATAGCCTATGAAGAAGAGATAAGAGATGTGGTGCAAATTTGTAAAAATGCAGGCAATAGCGATATTGCTCTTTTAAAGTGTACTTCAAGCTACCCAGCACCGCTAAATGGCATGAATTTACAAACGATAGCTGATATGAGAGAGAAATTTGGCGTAGAGGTCGGCTTTTCAGATCACACTTTAGGTGTGACAGCCCCGGTAGTGGCGGTTAGCCTGGGTGCTAGGATAATTGAAAAACACTTTATACTTGATAAAAGCGTAAAAAGCGTTGATAGCGCATTTAGCCTTGATGAGAGCGAATTTGCCCTTATGACAAAATGCGTTAGAGAGGCTGAGGAGCTTTTAGGCAAAGCAACCTACGAGCTAGACGAAAAAGCGGTTTTAAACAGGAGATTTTCACGCTCACTTTATGCAAGCAAAGATATAAAAAAAGGTGAAATTTTTAGTGAGCAAAATGTAAGGAGCGTGCGCCCAGGATATGGTCTGCATCCTAAATTTTTAAAAGAACTGATCGGAAGGTCAGCAAAAAGAGATATAAAATTTAGCGAAAGAGTAACAAAAGAGGATTTAATATGA
- a CDS encoding MATE family efflux transporter translates to MVNKIKDQNTKFFSNADLAKLFFPIAVEQFLEYSLGLANSLMAASVSESAVSAISLVEFVMALFISIFTAIATGGSVVASQYLGNKQSGNAKITANQLVWFSFIFALFIAAVIIVLKDIILDYVFGDIGEQVRHDASHYLVFSAISAPFLAVYAAAAAIFRTMSNAKLPMYIMAAANLLNVLLTAINIYTFHTGILGIAISTLIAKMLACFVIVYLLLDIRLKLHIRKSFIYKFDYEIIKKILNIGVPYGFENSMFYVGRIIVLSLVSLFGTASIAANAVGGTIVMFQVLPGMAIGTGLSVVISRCVGANDFAQAKFYVKKSMISIYIVQLFSTAVILLLLEPLLLVYNLSEEAINLTRQIVWYHGIAMCLIWPLAYTYPTVFRAAGDAKYPMIVNLVCMFACRVILAYIFALTFDLGMIGTWFAMFADWAVKAVLFTIRYLKGTWMKFKAI, encoded by the coding sequence ATGGTAAACAAAATCAAAGATCAAAATACAAAATTTTTCTCAAATGCCGACCTTGCAAAGCTATTTTTCCCTATTGCGGTTGAGCAGTTTTTAGAGTATAGCCTAGGGCTTGCAAACTCGCTAATGGCAGCAAGTGTTAGTGAAAGCGCTGTAAGTGCGATTAGTCTTGTGGAATTTGTCATGGCGCTATTTATTAGCATTTTTACAGCTATCGCTACTGGCGGCTCAGTGGTTGCTAGCCAGTATCTAGGCAATAAACAAAGTGGCAACGCCAAAATCACAGCAAATCAGCTCGTATGGTTTAGTTTTATCTTTGCCCTTTTTATCGCAGCGGTCATCATAGTTTTAAAAGATATTATCCTAGATTATGTCTTTGGCGATATTGGTGAGCAAGTAAGGCATGATGCTAGTCACTATCTTGTTTTCTCAGCTATTTCTGCGCCATTTTTGGCTGTCTATGCAGCAGCTGCGGCGATCTTTCGCACAATGTCAAATGCCAAGCTTCCTATGTATATTATGGCGGCTGCAAATTTATTAAACGTACTTCTAACTGCCATTAATATTTATACATTTCATACTGGTATTTTAGGTATTGCCATCAGTACGCTTATAGCCAAGATGCTTGCTTGCTTTGTTATAGTCTATTTGCTTCTTGATATAAGGCTAAAACTTCACATAAGAAAGAGCTTTATCTATAAATTTGACTACGAGATCATCAAGAAAATTTTAAATATCGGTGTACCTTATGGCTTTGAAAATTCGATGTTTTATGTGGGTCGCATCATCGTTTTGAGCCTTGTTTCACTTTTTGGCACGGCAAGTATCGCTGCAAATGCCGTGGGAGGGACGATCGTGATGTTTCAAGTGCTCCCTGGCATGGCGATAGGCACAGGACTTAGTGTAGTTATCTCAAGGTGCGTTGGCGCAAACGACTTTGCTCAGGCTAAATTTTACGTAAAAAAATCGATGATAAGCATCTATATCGTGCAGCTTTTTAGCACGGCAGTAATTTTGCTTTTACTTGAGCCATTGCTTCTTGTTTATAATCTCTCGGAAGAAGCTATAAATTTAACAAGACAGATCGTCTGGTATCACGGTATAGCTATGTGTCTTATTTGGCCACTTGCCTACACATATCCGACCGTTTTTCGTGCTGCAGGGGATGCTAAATATCCGATGATTGTAAATTTAGTTTGTATGTTTGCTTGTAGAGTCATCTTGGCCTATATCTTTGCACTCACATTTGATCTTGGCATGATAGGTACTTGGTTTGCAATGTTTGCTGACTGGGCTGTAAAGGCGGTGCTTTTTACTATTAGATACTTAAAAGGCACATGGATGAAATTTAAAGCTATTTAA